Proteins from one Streptosporangium becharense genomic window:
- a CDS encoding AraC family transcriptional regulator, which produces MESDDDLLSDLLAPLRLHGLFHSRWSARAPWGVAGERENCAILHYVQEGECTVELPETAGPIRLHPGDLAVFPHGSAHRLADRPGRAAVPLDTVVPGRAPGAVRAVEIDGPGPVTTMLCGGLHYDGVAAAPLYRALPPVFVLDRVALARQPLLDGTLRRLAEEWTHAEPGGRLVALRAFELAFVLALRVALSELAPDEPVLRALRHPAISRALLAVHNRFAEPWTLESLAAEAGLSRSAFAATFRELVGESPMRHLTARRMQEAARLLTDTELTQGRIAERVGYHSGVGFHLAFRAWSGRTPGDYRRAHTPVAGRPPAVRTRPPALRHAPTGNRDGGQVPAGT; this is translated from the coding sequence ATGGAGTCCGATGACGACCTGCTGAGCGATCTCCTGGCCCCGTTGCGCCTGCACGGCCTGTTCCACAGCCGGTGGTCGGCGCGGGCGCCGTGGGGCGTCGCGGGTGAGAGGGAGAACTGCGCGATCCTGCACTACGTCCAGGAAGGCGAGTGCACGGTGGAACTGCCGGAGACGGCCGGGCCGATCCGGCTGCACCCGGGTGACCTGGCGGTCTTCCCGCACGGCAGCGCGCACCGGCTCGCCGACCGGCCGGGCAGGGCCGCCGTCCCGCTGGACACCGTGGTCCCCGGGCGAGCGCCGGGCGCCGTGCGCGCCGTGGAGATCGACGGCCCGGGTCCGGTGACGACCATGCTCTGCGGCGGTCTGCACTACGACGGTGTGGCTGCCGCCCCGCTGTACCGGGCGCTGCCGCCGGTGTTCGTGCTGGACCGCGTGGCACTCGCGAGGCAGCCGCTGCTGGATGGCACGCTGCGGCGCCTCGCCGAGGAGTGGACGCACGCCGAGCCCGGTGGGCGACTGGTGGCGTTGCGTGCTTTCGAACTGGCATTCGTGCTGGCTCTGCGCGTGGCGCTCAGCGAGCTGGCCCCGGACGAGCCCGTGCTGCGCGCACTGCGCCACCCCGCGATCAGCAGAGCGCTGCTCGCCGTGCACAACCGGTTCGCCGAGCCGTGGACGCTGGAGTCGCTGGCGGCGGAGGCGGGGCTGTCGCGCTCGGCGTTCGCGGCGACCTTCCGTGAACTGGTCGGGGAGTCCCCGATGCGCCACTTGACCGCCCGCAGAATGCAGGAGGCGGCGCGGCTGCTGACCGACACCGAGTTGACGCAGGGCCGCATCGCCGAGCGTGTCGGCTACCACTCCGGCGTGGGCTTCCATCTCGCTTTCCGCGCCTGGTCGGGGCGGACCCCCGGCGACTACCGTCGCGCGCACACCCCCGTTGCGGGCCGGCCGCCTGCCGTCCGCACCCGGCCTCCCGCTCTCCGCCACGCCCCGACCGGGAACAGGGACGGCGGCCAGGTGCCCGCAGGCACCTGA
- a CDS encoding glycerophosphodiester phosphodiesterase family protein, with the protein MSVTRAGVLAVVIGMAMAGAVQNPKAGGDRPSGWTLGWPGEAGHRQPEGKTAKRPGDRSVGRPGRVIVGRQRSGAAERHRSWKFRRSDRPAKRHWNRSSGRADGWITRRHGNWWTTRRHGSPWSAGTGRARPWAAGAMGTRFGGTRSTGAGYRLSRGTAVGWSALPVATRPDRDDRAPIVIAHRGASAFRPEHTLMSYRAAIRMGADYIEPDLVSTKDHVLVARHENELSATTDVEAHPEFAGRRTTKIVNGRRSTGWFTEDFTLPELRTLRAMERYPKRRRDNTAYDGVALIPTLDEIIRLAQRHGVGVYAETKSPSYFASIGLPLEKPLLETFRRHGWEDAQDPVFIQSFETRILRELRPVTRLRLIQLIGATGAPYDLMAVDDPRTYDDLTTAEGLREIAGYADGIGVSTRRILAAGPGGRLGKPTSLLRDAHRQNLLVHVATIRSHNASLPAEYRRGEPGTRAYRRATGDVAGWLRRLYRLGVDGVFADDPGVARTARDRLRAGRYGARDTTGRGVRPSSGASASREAAGSV; encoded by the coding sequence GTGAGCGTGACGCGGGCCGGTGTGCTGGCCGTGGTGATAGGGATGGCGATGGCCGGTGCCGTCCAGAATCCGAAAGCGGGGGGCGACCGACCGTCGGGCTGGACGCTCGGGTGGCCGGGAGAGGCGGGGCACAGGCAGCCGGAAGGCAAGACGGCCAAGCGGCCCGGGGACCGGTCGGTCGGCCGGCCGGGGCGGGTGATCGTCGGGCGGCAGAGGAGCGGCGCGGCCGAGCGGCACCGGAGCTGGAAGTTCCGGCGCTCCGACAGACCCGCCAAGCGGCACTGGAACCGGTCGTCCGGGCGGGCGGACGGCTGGATCACCAGGCGTCACGGGAACTGGTGGACCACCAGGCGCCACGGGAGTCCGTGGTCCGCCGGCACCGGGCGTGCGCGGCCGTGGGCCGCCGGCGCCATGGGCACGCGGTTCGGTGGAACGCGGTCCACCGGGGCGGGGTACCGCCTGTCGCGGGGGACGGCGGTCGGTTGGTCCGCACTCCCCGTGGCCACCCGGCCGGACCGTGACGACCGTGCGCCGATCGTCATCGCGCACCGCGGCGCCAGCGCCTTCCGGCCCGAGCACACGCTCATGTCCTACCGGGCCGCCATCCGGATGGGAGCCGACTACATCGAGCCCGACCTCGTCTCCACCAAGGACCACGTGTTGGTCGCCCGGCACGAGAACGAGCTCTCGGCGACCACCGACGTCGAGGCCCACCCCGAGTTCGCCGGCCGCAGGACAACCAAGATCGTGAACGGCCGCCGGAGTACCGGCTGGTTCACCGAGGACTTCACGCTGCCTGAGCTGCGCACCCTGCGGGCCATGGAGCGCTACCCCAAACGGCGGCGGGACAACACGGCCTACGACGGGGTGGCGCTCATCCCGACGCTGGACGAGATCATCCGGCTCGCGCAGCGGCACGGCGTGGGTGTCTACGCCGAGACCAAGTCCCCGAGCTACTTCGCCTCGATCGGGCTGCCCCTGGAGAAACCGCTGCTGGAGACCTTCCGCCGGCACGGCTGGGAGGACGCGCAGGATCCGGTGTTCATCCAGTCGTTCGAGACCCGCATCCTGCGGGAGCTCCGTCCCGTCACGCGGCTGCGGCTGATCCAGTTGATCGGTGCGACCGGCGCCCCCTACGACCTGATGGCGGTGGACGACCCGCGTACCTACGACGACCTCACCACCGCCGAGGGGTTGCGGGAGATCGCCGGTTACGCTGACGGCATCGGGGTGTCCACCAGGCGGATCCTGGCCGCCGGCCCCGGCGGGAGACTCGGGAAACCCACCTCGCTCCTGCGGGACGCCCACCGGCAGAACCTCCTGGTGCACGTCGCGACGATCCGCAGCCACAACGCGTCGCTCCCGGCCGAGTACCGGCGCGGTGAACCCGGCACACGCGCCTACCGGCGCGCCACCGGGGACGTGGCGGGGTGGCTGAGGCGGTTGTACCGCCTCGGCGTGGACGGGGTCTTCGCCGATGATCCCGGTGTCGCCCGCACCGCCCGGGACAGGTTGCGCGCCGGCCGGTACGGCGCCCGGGACACCACCGGGCGGGGAGTCCGGCCGAGCTCCGGCGCGAGTGCGTCCCGGGAAGCCGCCGGCAGCGTGTAG
- a CDS encoding class F sortase translates to MYHGPVQGGPDPYHGGGPAPGRKGGMLLPALLVAGSLGGVGVIMAGLLAYLTPAVDEETYGPPVPLAADSTLPPQNAPAGGPQVQNPAGVLPSSVGPGGLDVPLTPAAPTAPPPLPVVAPPPPLKSDGVKPRRLAIPKIGVLAPLMALGVDARREIQTPPLSRPNQAGWYKHGPIPGQQGPSVILGHVNTRKGAAVFSRLKEIRRGDKIKVSRSDGTVVEFTVDGVEQVSKQAFPSKRVYGNTGEATLRLITCGGVYNSKTHHYTDNIIVYATLSKTRRA, encoded by the coding sequence ATGTACCACGGACCCGTGCAGGGTGGTCCCGATCCCTACCACGGCGGCGGTCCCGCGCCGGGGCGGAAGGGCGGCATGCTGCTGCCCGCGCTGCTCGTGGCCGGGTCGCTCGGCGGGGTCGGGGTGATCATGGCGGGGCTGCTCGCCTACCTCACCCCGGCGGTCGACGAGGAGACGTACGGGCCGCCGGTGCCGCTGGCGGCCGACAGCACCCTGCCGCCGCAGAACGCCCCGGCCGGCGGCCCGCAGGTGCAGAACCCGGCCGGAGTCCTGCCGTCCTCGGTCGGCCCGGGGGGTCTGGACGTGCCGCTGACGCCCGCGGCGCCCACGGCGCCGCCGCCGCTGCCCGTGGTCGCACCCCCGCCGCCGCTCAAGAGCGACGGAGTGAAGCCCCGGCGGCTGGCCATCCCCAAGATCGGCGTGCTGGCCCCGCTGATGGCGCTCGGGGTCGACGCCAGACGCGAGATCCAGACCCCTCCGCTGAGCAGGCCGAACCAGGCCGGCTGGTACAAGCACGGCCCGATCCCCGGGCAGCAGGGGCCCTCGGTGATCCTCGGCCACGTCAACACCCGTAAGGGTGCCGCCGTGTTCAGCCGCCTGAAGGAGATCCGGCGCGGCGACAAGATCAAGGTGTCCCGTTCGGACGGCACCGTCGTCGAGTTCACCGTCGACGGGGTGGAGCAGGTCAGCAAGCAGGCGTTCCCGTCCAAGCGGGTCTACGGCAACACCGGCGAGGCCACTCTCCGCCTGATCACCTGCGGCGGCGTCTACAACAGCAAGACCCACCACTACACCGACAACATCATCGTCTACGCGACCCTCTCCAAGACCCGTCGCGCCTGA